A single window of Streptomyces sp. NBC_00464 DNA harbors:
- a CDS encoding NADH-quinone oxidoreductase subunit D: MTTPHATPRATTEGTVYTVTGGDWDEVVESAVKSDDERIIVNMGPQHPSTHGVLRLILEIDGETVTEARCGIGYLHTGIEKNLEFRNWTQGTTFVTRMDYLTPFFNETAYCLGVEKLLGIEDQIPDRATVLRVLLMELNRISSHLVCIATGGMELGATTIMIYGFRDRELVLDLFELITGLRMNHAFVRPGGLAQDLPPGAVDQLREFVKTMKKNLPEYDKLATGNPIFKARMQDVGYLDLTGCMALGATGPVLRSAGLPHDLRKTDPYCGYENYEFDVPTADSCDAYGRFLIRLEEMRQSLRIVEQCIDRLEPGPVMVADKKIAWPAQLALGPDGLGNSLDHIKKIMGTSMEALIHHFKLVTEGFRVPAGQAYTAVESPKGELGVHVVSDGGTRPYRVHFRDPSFTNLQAMAAMCEGGQVADVIVAVASIDPVMGGVDR; this comes from the coding sequence ATGACCACTCCCCACGCAACACCCAGGGCCACGACCGAGGGGACTGTATATACAGTCACCGGCGGCGACTGGGACGAGGTCGTCGAATCGGCGGTCAAGTCCGACGACGAACGCATCATCGTCAACATGGGGCCCCAGCACCCGTCCACGCACGGCGTGCTCCGGCTGATCCTGGAGATCGACGGCGAGACCGTCACCGAGGCCCGCTGCGGCATCGGCTACCTCCACACCGGCATCGAGAAGAACCTCGAATTCCGGAACTGGACGCAGGGCACCACGTTCGTCACGCGCATGGACTACCTGACGCCGTTCTTCAACGAGACGGCGTACTGCCTGGGGGTCGAGAAGCTCCTCGGCATCGAGGACCAGATCCCCGACCGGGCCACCGTCCTGCGCGTGCTCCTGATGGAGCTCAACCGGATCTCCTCGCACCTGGTGTGCATCGCCACCGGCGGCATGGAGCTCGGCGCCACGACGATCATGATCTACGGCTTCCGCGATCGTGAACTCGTTCTCGACCTCTTCGAGCTGATCACCGGCCTGCGGATGAACCACGCGTTCGTCCGCCCCGGCGGACTCGCCCAGGACCTGCCCCCGGGCGCGGTCGACCAGCTGCGCGAGTTCGTGAAGACCATGAAGAAGAACCTGCCGGAGTACGACAAGCTCGCCACCGGCAACCCCATCTTCAAGGCCCGCATGCAGGACGTCGGCTACCTCGACCTCACCGGCTGCATGGCGCTCGGCGCCACCGGCCCGGTCCTGCGCTCCGCCGGACTCCCGCACGACCTGCGCAAGACCGACCCCTACTGCGGGTACGAGAACTACGAGTTCGACGTCCCCACGGCGGACAGCTGCGACGCCTACGGCCGCTTCCTCATCCGGCTGGAGGAGATGCGCCAGTCGCTGCGCATCGTCGAGCAGTGCATCGACCGGCTGGAGCCGGGACCGGTCATGGTCGCCGACAAGAAGATCGCCTGGCCCGCGCAGCTCGCGCTCGGACCGGACGGACTCGGCAACTCGCTCGACCACATCAAGAAGATCATGGGCACCTCCATGGAGGCCCTGATCCACCACTTCAAGCTGGTGACCGAGGGCTTCCGGGTCCCGGCCGGGCAGGCGTACACCGCGGTCGAGTCGCCCAAGGGCGAACTCGGCGTGCACGTCGTCTCGGACGGCGGCACCCGTCCCTACCGGGTCCACTTCCGTGACCCGTCGTTCACCAACCTCCAGGCCATGGCAGCGATGTGCGAGGGCGGCCAGGTCGCCGACGTCATCGTCGCCGTCGCATCCATCGACCCCGTGATGGGAGGCGTCGACCGGTGA
- the nuoE gene encoding NADH-quinone oxidoreductase subunit NuoE, with protein sequence MPQLPAPAYPAEVRARLEADAKEVIARYPGSRSALLPLLHLVQSEEGYVSRTGMAFCAELLGLTTAEVTAVATFYTMYRRKAGGDYQVGVCTNTLCAVMGGDAIFDRLKDHLGVGNDETTEDGKVTLEHIECNAACDFAPVVMVNWEFFDNQTPESATQLVDDLIAGRTVEPTRGAPLCSYKETARILAGFPDERPGAVEASGGAGPASLIGLKLAKGEAGPQARVVGPRGEAPRDEPQKGAEHLSSHDAPQQTSASDPDHPAGPAAEEGE encoded by the coding sequence ATGCCGCAGCTCCCCGCCCCCGCCTACCCGGCCGAGGTGCGCGCCAGGCTCGAAGCGGATGCGAAGGAGGTGATCGCCCGCTACCCCGGCAGCCGCTCCGCGCTGCTGCCGCTGCTGCACCTCGTGCAGTCCGAGGAGGGGTACGTCTCGCGTACGGGCATGGCGTTCTGCGCCGAACTGCTCGGCCTCACCACCGCCGAGGTCACCGCGGTCGCCACCTTCTACACGATGTACCGGCGCAAGGCCGGCGGCGACTACCAGGTCGGCGTCTGCACCAACACGCTCTGCGCGGTGATGGGCGGCGACGCCATCTTCGACCGGCTCAAGGACCACCTCGGCGTCGGCAACGACGAGACGACCGAGGACGGCAAGGTCACTCTCGAACACATCGAGTGCAACGCGGCCTGCGACTTCGCGCCCGTCGTGATGGTCAACTGGGAGTTCTTCGACAACCAGACGCCCGAGAGCGCGACGCAGCTCGTCGACGACCTGATCGCCGGCCGCACCGTCGAGCCGACCCGCGGCGCCCCGCTGTGCTCGTACAAGGAGACCGCCCGGATCCTGGCCGGCTTCCCCGACGAGCGCCCCGGCGCGGTGGAGGCCTCCGGCGGCGCCGGACCCGCCTCGCTCATCGGCCTGAAGCTGGCCAAGGGCGAAGCCGGGCCGCAGGCGCGCGTGGTGGGACCGCGAGGCGAGGCGCCGCGCGACGAACCGCAGAAGGGCGCCGAACACCTCAGCTCCCATGACGCGCCACAGCAGACCTCGGCCTCCGACCCGGACCACCCGGCCGGTCCCGCCGCCGAGGAGGGGGAGTGA